Below is a window of Acidobacteriota bacterium DNA.
AGTTCATTCTCTCGAAAAGCTGTTGAAAGAAAATACCGACCACACCCCGATCCTGTTTCGCCTGGCCGAACTCTCACGTGAGATGGGAAAACTCTCAGAGGCCGTCGGCTACCTGAAGGACATTCTGAAAAAAGATCCGGATAATTCCGATGGACACCTGGAACTGGGCCGAGTCCTCCATGAATTGGGCGACACCAAAGCTTCGATTGATGAAATGAACATGGTGCTGGCGAAGAACTCCAGGCAGGTGGATGCCCTCTATAATCTGGGCGCAATCCATGCCAATGAGGGCAATCTCGATCAGGCGCAACGGTATTGGAACCAAGCCGTGGCCAGCGATCCAGATTCCGAAAGCGGCAAGAATGCCCATGGCGGCTTGCAGAAAATTAGCGGACCTGTGAGCTGGCCGGCGGCATCCAGGCCCACTTCTGGCAAGCCCACTTCCGAATTTGATTTTTCAAAGTTCTCCGCATCTACCTCGCCGCCTCCCCCCAACCGTTGAGTGCATCCAATTAATCTGACCAAGGCGGAGCAATTTGAATCGGGGTAGCAGTCGATTGCGGATTCTGAAGAGTGTCCTTGGACAGTCTTGCAGCACGGTTGCGTGTCGCGCTTAAGAGAGGTTTCCCGCTTGGCGAATGGCGTGGCTCGCCCCCTGTCGCTATTTCCACCAGGACATGCCGCTGTGGAAATAGAGAGCGTTGTGGCCTGGATTGTATTTGGTCATGCCAGCATTTGAGATGTGGTGGTAGCGCAGGCCAAATATCCAGGCGCGTCGCGATGAGCGAAACCAATACGCGCCAAACCCGCCTTGCGGCGTGAAGTTGAAATGCGAAGCGCCGCGCGGGAACTTCTCCGAAGTAAGCAGCATCCCAGATGCCACGTTGATGTAGGGGACCACCTTGCCGCCGCTTTCAAAGTTCCACTGCAACATCGTCGGTGCCGCGCCCACGCCATAGATCGCACCTTGCTGGCGAATCAAAAAGACCGGCTCGAATTCCATCGCTGTTTCCAGCGAGCCGCGGAAGGGGCGCCTGCCGACGGAGTTGAGCAGCACGCGGCCCATTCGTATTTGTATGCTCAAGTACTCGCCGCCGCGCGTGCCGCCGGGCAGGTCCATTGCGGCTCCCGAGGTGATGGCGAACTCATGAGCGTGTTTCTCCAGGGGCAAAGAGAATGCTCCCGACTGCGCACGAGCTGCGCTGGCCACGGCCATGAGCAGACCAACGAGCAGACCAACGCGCAGACAAATGCGCGCCCCGGCCAGCGCCCCAGTCCGCCACCCAGTCCGCCGTGGCTTCATCTGTCTCATCTGCTTCCTTTGCTTCCTCTGCGTCGACGAGACTTGCCGGCTCACGCCGGCGGCGCAGAATTTATTGCGATACGATACGACAGTCCTATTGTAAAAGGTGACCTTGGTTCTATGGTAGCAAACGAATCTCCAGACTATTCTGAGATTGTTGAACGGAAGGGTTGATTTGGAGGGACGCCGGGGGGACGAACTTCTGATTGGCCTTTTCGGGGGGCTGGCAACCGTGCCAGCCCCTTTTTTATTTCATACTCCCAATCAAGAATCTTAGGGAATTCATCGCGCCTGAGAATGGTCGCCAGCATTCCGGGTTCGTGGAGTCCAGGCTGATCGTGGGGCCTCTGCTGATTAGTACACGCGATAGGCCTAGTATTACTAGGGCTGCAGTCCCATTCGAAATTGAGACCCGGGTGCTATGGTCAACCTGTTGGGCATCGCCTATTCTAAGTTTGTTAAACGAAGGGCTGATTTGGAGGGACGCCGGGGGGACGAACTTCTGATTGACCTTTCGGGGGGGGGGCTGGCAGCGATGTCAGCCCCTTTATTTTTTACCGAGACTTTCTGATCTGCTAAGAGGATGAGGGCGAGCGATTCGTGTGGAGGATGCGCTGTACGGACTCTTAGGCGGCATTCTGAGTGAGATGATCATGGAATGCTCTTAGCATGTCTCTCACTGTAATGATCCCCACCAGGCTGCCGTCTTCGAGCACGGCCATGCTGCCCAGCTTGCCAACTACAAATGCCTCGGCTACTTCGGCCAGTTTGGCGTCAGGAGCCGTGGTTGCCGGCTCGCGAGTCATTACCTTGCCGATAATAGTCTGCTCCATCACGTCATTGTGCTCACTGGCTGA
It encodes the following:
- a CDS encoding tetratricopeptide repeat protein; the protein is MKKFLDGNLFMTALVASACFSVVLIVLALQRPAKDRAPAEASTATSLPPGHPPVAPGDGSESMPGADKAPDKALNKAKEEEVHSLEKLLKENTDHTPILFRLAELSREMGKLSEAVGYLKDILKKDPDNSDGHLELGRVLHELGDTKASIDEMNMVLAKNSRQVDALYNLGAIHANEGNLDQAQRYWNQAVASDPDSESGKNAHGGLQKISGPVSWPAASRPTSGKPTSEFDFSKFSASTSPPPPNR
- a CDS encoding acyloxyacyl hydrolase, with product MRQMKPRRTGWRTGALAGARICLRVGLLVGLLMAVASAARAQSGAFSLPLEKHAHEFAITSGAAMDLPGGTRGGEYLSIQIRMGRVLLNSVGRRPFRGSLETAMEFEPVFLIRQQGAIYGVGAAPTMLQWNFESGGKVVPYINVASGMLLTSEKFPRGASHFNFTPQGGFGAYWFRSSRRAWIFGLRYHHISNAGMTKYNPGHNALYFHSGMSWWK
- a CDS encoding CBS domain-containing protein: MTDSTKRGNQKTIAEYMTTNPTTMRPSQSLLEAALLMRSSGFRHIPIVSDGQLVGMLSDRDVARLTPSMLLPHSASEHNDVMEQTIIGKVMTREPATTAPDAKLAEVAEAFVVGKLGSMAVLEDGSLVGIITVRDMLRAFHDHLTQNAA